One bacterium genomic window carries:
- a CDS encoding pseudouridine synthase, whose product MTPDNDAQRLNRFLARAGFGSRRSVETLIADGRVRIDGEVAASPGCRVAPGSRVTVDGKDAAWPTAWRVLAHHKTLGVVTSLRQQGRAPCLAGVAAAAGFGPGLVPVGRLDADTTGLLIWTDDGDLAQALLRPRRQVWKRYEVRLAAALPPSARPRLTDGGIMLDGHPCLPARLHPPGRDPRRWILEIQEGRNRQVRRMFGAVGATVLGLHRTAIGPVTLGDLAPGKFRELTTGEIAALRAAADGGP is encoded by the coding sequence ATGACGCCTGACAACGACGCCCAGCGCCTGAACCGCTTCCTGGCCCGCGCGGGGTTCGGCTCGCGCCGTTCCGTCGAGACGCTGATCGCCGACGGCCGCGTGCGCATCGACGGCGAGGTCGCCGCCAGCCCGGGCTGCCGCGTCGCGCCGGGATCCCGCGTCACGGTCGACGGGAAGGACGCGGCCTGGCCCACCGCCTGGCGCGTGCTGGCCCACCACAAGACACTCGGCGTCGTCACCAGCCTGCGCCAGCAGGGCCGGGCGCCCTGCCTCGCGGGGGTCGCCGCCGCCGCCGGATTCGGCCCCGGGCTGGTCCCCGTCGGCCGCCTTGACGCCGACACCACCGGCTTGCTCATTTGGACCGACGACGGCGACCTGGCGCAGGCCCTGCTGCGCCCCCGCCGCCAGGTCTGGAAGCGCTACGAAGTGCGGCTCGCCGCGGCCCTGCCGCCGTCGGCGCGGCCCCGCCTGACCGACGGCGGGATCATGCTCGACGGGCACCCCTGCCTGCCGGCCCGCCTGCACCCGCCGGGCCGCGACCCGCGCCGCTGGATCCTCGAGATCCAGGAGGGGCGCAACCGCCAGGTCCGCCGGATGTTCGGCGCCGTGGGGGCGACGGTCCTGGGGCTGCACCGCACGGCGATCGGGCCGGTCACGCTCGGGGACCTGGCGCCGGGGAAGTTTCGCGAACTGACGACCGGGGAGATCGCGGCCCTGCGCGCCGCCGCCGACGGCGGGCCCTGA
- the scpB gene encoding SMC-Scp complex subunit ScpB translates to MKQDLEALLFATDTPLGAARLKPLFPGAEAKDFREAVDALNAEYEQQGRAFTVVEFGGGWQLASRPEYAGLIQQLYRGRRFVRLSQAALEVLAVIAYRQPVTRMEIEEIRGVQVSGVLATLGERNLITVAGRSDSVGNPILYGTTREFLNHMGIKGLHQLPPLPELAGIIGDREEIKRFAQQLGEEITDEDFETVAIRGDEILVVVPDAGDAATDVADGGPTADEPCEPDIAEAHDA, encoded by the coding sequence ATGAAGCAGGATCTCGAAGCGCTCCTGTTCGCCACCGACACCCCCCTGGGCGCGGCCCGGCTCAAGCCCCTGTTCCCCGGGGCCGAGGCGAAGGATTTCCGCGAGGCGGTCGACGCCCTCAACGCCGAGTACGAGCAGCAGGGGAGGGCGTTCACGGTCGTGGAATTCGGCGGCGGCTGGCAGCTGGCCTCGCGCCCGGAGTACGCCGGGCTGATCCAGCAGCTCTACCGCGGCCGGCGCTTCGTGCGCCTGTCGCAGGCGGCGCTGGAGGTGTTGGCGGTCATCGCCTACCGCCAGCCGGTCACGCGCATGGAGATCGAGGAGATCCGCGGCGTCCAGGTCAGCGGCGTGCTGGCGACCCTGGGCGAGCGCAACCTGATCACCGTGGCCGGCCGCAGCGACAGCGTCGGCAACCCCATCCTCTACGGCACGACCCGCGAGTTCCTCAACCACATGGGCATCAAGGGCCTGCACCAGCTGCCACCCCTGCCCGAGCTCGCCGGCATCATCGGCGACCGCGAGGAGATCAAGCGCTTCGCGCAGCAGCTCGGCGAGGAGATCACCGACGAGGACTTCGAGACCGTCGCCATCCGCGGCGACGAGATCCTCGTGGTGGTGCCGGACGCCGGCGACGCTGCGACGGACGTCGCCGACGGCGGGCCGACGGCCGACGAACCCTGCGAACCGGACATTGCCGAGGCCCATGACGCCTGA